TTTCGCGTTCTTCGTTTCGTTCTTTTACAAACACAGATGTTTCCCGCTCTACCAGAGTCAGGGTACGGTGCTTTTCTCGACGTTTGCGAAGTGCGATGTAAGAGTCATCGCCCGCTAGTTGGTCGACACAGTTCAGCAGGAACGTTACGTTGTCGATTTTTAAGCCAAACGCCTGGCGTTCTCGGATATTGAATAATTCATCCGAAATCAGGTCCGCATCAGCGACAAAGATGACATTAATATTTTTCTCTTTTGATTTCGGTGTCGAAGTGATGTGCGCTGCCAGCACGTGCGCATGTTCGTCAATCACACGCAGTGGATCTTGGGCAATTCGAATCGAATTGAAAAACGGACTGGTGATTTCTCCCCAGGCTAAGAGCCCCGAGTTCGGCCCGGTCCGAAGCAGCGGCTCGAAGTTCAGATCTCTATCTTTCCGCGGACGAATACTACCGGGGAAGAAGGTCAGGATTTCCTGCAATCCGCTGGTAATATTACTATTCAAGCTGAATGCACTGCGCGTGCCACTTTTCGGGCTGATGAAGATCAACTCGGGACGCACGACTTCGGCGAATTCCGGATGCGGATTAAAGTAATCAAAGACGACTTCACCATTATCCCAGGCAATCTGCAGGACGTTCAGCAAGGACGTCAGACGTCCTTCATCAGCTTTGGGAGTGGGCGGTGGTTGACGCATGCCGAACATGCCTCCTCCTGGACTCGGCTTGGGCATGCGTGGTGCATTTTGGATTCCCCGGCCGCCACCGTAGACAGGTAGTGGGTCGTCACAGATTAGAGTCGGTTTTCCTTTTTTGACATAATCGACCAGATTCTTCAGTTGTGGTTGTGTCAGTGAAGAAGGCAGGACCGCGATCAGAACATCATAAGCGCTATCGCTGATAGGAGAATCAGGTGAGACCTGTTCGACTTTGTATTGTTTCTTGAGCTCACTCACAATCAACCAGGGGGGCTGATTGCCTCCCATACCCATATTCAGACCGCCAAAGATGCTGGCATCGGTGTTTAAAATTCCCACGGTCAAACGTTCGTCTTTTGAGACCGTGCGAATCGAACGCGTTAATTCATATTCAATGGGCGTTCCCATATTAAAGAAGGGGATCACCACTTCATCCGTGCCGCTTTTGACGACAGCACCCATGAAAATCGTATCGACAAACGCCCGCCCGCCCCGTTCGGTTTGAACCCTTTCGGGAGAAATATTCAGCAATCGGGCTTCTTCTTCCTCTTTACTGAATGGGACTACGTCGACGAAGCGAACCTGCAGACGTTTTCCACCCAGCTGATTGTATTCTCTCAATAGTCCAATCAACCGTTTACGAATCGGCACATATTCCCTTGATACTTCCGGGCTGATAAAGGCTTCAATCGTGATCGGGTTTTTCTCATCGATTTTGGCGATCAGATCTTTTGTGGTTTGTGAGAGACTGTAGACCTTTTCACTGGTCACATCGATGCGGCTACTGCCATAGGAAGCAATCACATTCGCACTGATCAGAATGACCGCCAGAGAGACCGTACGTACCAGGTACTGCAGACCCATCGAGTTTTGTTCTTGAGCACTCCAGTGCCGGCGTGTAATCAGAATCCGGTTCAAGTACAGCATCATCACAGCCAGTGAGATGAAATACAGAATCGCGCCCAGTGGTAGAACACCGGCACTAAAATCCTGGAATTGTTCGACCAGACTCAAGCCCTGAATCAGATTACTGGAGGGCGCTACCTGACCAATGAAGACCGGGACAGCGCAGATCACCGTTCCCAATACAAATGCCACAGTGGTACTGCTGGTTAAAGCTGAAGCGAACATGCCCGCCGCCAGTAAGGAAGCGCCGGCCAGCCAGTAACCAAAATAAGTAGTAAACATCACTCCGAGATCAGGGTTTCCAATACTCCATAGCACAAAGATATGAGTCACCGAAAACAACAGAGCAATCGTATATACGGCTAGAACTGCAAGGAATTTTCCGAGCAGGATTTCCAGATCAGAGGCAGGCATGGTAAACAGCAGTTCGTCCGTTCCCATCTTTTTCTCATCGGCCCAGGCGCCCATTGTAATCGCAGGGATAATGAATAAGAGCAGTAAAGGATACCATAGACTCAGCTGGTCCAGATTGGCCTGGTTGTTGGCGAAAAATTGTTGATTGAAGGCAGCAAAGGCGCCTGCCACCACAAACACAACAATAAATAGATAACCCAGCACTCCGGAAAAGTAACTTTGTACGTTTCGCTTGAATACGGCCAATACAACGTTGTTCCGCAACATAATTGAAGGGTCCTTACGTCAGCTTTATATGAAACTAAATTGGTCGGTGAAAAGAAATTACGCGTATGTGAGTTTATGGAAACTGGCTTCCATATCTTCCTGACTGCTTCCCAGTTCATCTACAGATCCGTCAAACACGACTGATCCCTGATTGATCAGAATCACGCGGCTGCAGACTGCTTTGACTTCCTGCAGGATGTGTGTTGAAAGCAGAATGGTTTTCGTTTTTCCCAGACTGCGAATCAAGTCGCGCACTGATTGATTCTGGTTCGGGTCCAGTCCGCTGGTGGGTTCATCCAGAATTAAAATATCCGGATCGTGCAGTAGAGCCTGCGCCATGCCCACACGTTGTCGGAAACCACGGGACAGTTTGCGGATCGGTTTTTTCCAGACACTGCTCAAGTCGCATTTATCCATGACAAACTCCAGCCGGTTACTGAGTTCCGCACGCGACATGCCACGCACGCCTCCGGCATATTTCAGAAAACCCTGGGGCGTCATCTCTTCATAGAGCGGGCCGTTTTCCGGCAGGTAACCCAGTTTCTGGCTGGCTTCAATGCGGTGAGTACTCACATCAAAACCGCCCACCCGTGCTTGACCTTCACTCGGGGAGAGAAAGCCCGTCAAAAGCTTCATCGTGGTTGACTTGCCCGCACCGTTCGGCCCCAGAAAGGCGGCAACCTGACCGCGTGGGACAGAAAATGTCACATCTTTCGTGGCAGTGAACTGGCCATAGAATTTGCTCAATCCGATGGCTTCGATCATGTTCTCCTGCGATGAGCCTGTCGCCTGCCCGGCAGGAGATTGCTGAACCTGTTCCGACATTGCAATAATACTCCCGATGATTGTCTCGTGGGTTGATTCAACAGAATAAGTGAATACTTAAGGGACTCGCTGCATTTCAAAAGTATAGCGGCACTGTTTGAAAAACGGCAAGCTTATTGAACTCGTTCATTTTTAACTGGATCTTGTTAAAAACACAACAAAGGATGAGAGTCCCTTTTGAGTTAGCTGGATCTTCCTTTAACTTGAATGGTTGCGGCCTTGCATTGCTGCGCCCTGAAATCAGATTTGTCTATCGGAGGCATCAGGCAGTCCTAGACACAAGTAAAACCCAACCCGTTTCTCTATGATTAATCACCAATTTTCCTGATGTCCAGACCTTTTTTCACTGGTTTTGCAAAAAATAATTCCGAAAGCAGTCAAAATCAAGGCAGGGAAAATAAAAAATCGGTTGTACCAGTTAAGGCACAACCGATTCTGAATTCATTGGTTTTGTGGGGCGTATTTATTCGACCCGTTCTTCTGTTTCTGCCAGTTCCTGGAAGAATTTTTGCACCTGATATTTTTCTTCCAGCTCGCGGCTCCATTCAAAATTCGTCTGCTGTTGCTCCATTTGAGCCAATGGTAGATACGGCGAGAAGAAGAAGAACAGGTCAGTTTTCAGAAATTCCTGGTACATAGCGGTCAAACCACCCTCTGTCGAAGGAATGCGGTTCATGACTTTCGCAACATAACAGACCGATTTGTCGGCATTCATGAGCACGCCCACGTCTCCGTCGTCCATGTTGTCGAAGATCTGCTCCATAAACTCATTGCCGGCACCATCAATGGCGGAAATGCTCGAGAGTTCCGGACGAGGCATCGAGAACGGGTTGCTGGCGCCTGCCGTCGAGGTTCGCATCCAGCTGAACGACTCGGTTGTCGTTGTGGAAAGTTCCGTTCCCTCTTTTTTTCCGGTAATTGTCTGGCCGGAGAGCGCTTCGGACATCCCTTTGTCACCGGCATCTAAGATCAGCTTTTTCAGTTCTTCTCCCCGCTTCATGGCGATTGGCCGAGCCGCTTCCAGTTTTAACTGCTCGGTAATCTGTTCGTCGATCTTGGGGTCATCAAATTTCGGAATCGTAGCGTCGACATGTTTGACTTTCCAGTAGGAGATCAAAGCGCTGGAGAATGAGTCTTCCGCTTCATAAGCGGAGTAAAGCAGGTCGACGGGAGTCTCAAACAGCTGCTCGATCACAGTTCGGGGTTGAGCGGCAAACTGATTCAATGACGGCTCTTTCGCCGTACCCAGAGGATACTTCTCTGACTCTTCCATCTCCTGTGCAGACATCATCGGCGTGATGTTGTAAATCAGCTGATGTTTGGCAGCGTACTCTTTCAGCAGTTTGGTGGTCTCTTCCGGAGTGGGAGGAGCCACGCCTTCAGCCGGGCTGGTAATGCGATAGCTGAGGTCGTTCATGTATGTGACGGCAGCGGTAATTTTTTCCTTCATTAGCGTCAGCGTCCGTTCTCGTAACAGCTGATCGCGAATTTCATTTTTTAGATCGTCGTTCAGCGGACGGTACGGCTCCAGTGGTGCCGGGGCAGTTGTCGCATTCTCCGGTTTGGTCGTCGCTGGTGTCGCTCCTGGTTTCGGAGCTACCACAGGTGCTTCAACTGGCTTTTCGTCTAAGAGGGAAACAAAGGTCGTAAGTTCTGAATCAAGGGCACTTGATTCTTCTTTCTTCTCTGTTTTTGTTTCTGTTTTCTTTTCAGGGCTCTCTTTTGGTTTTTCTGGAGCTGCCTTGGGTTTAGTTTCCTTGACCGGTGCCGGTTGAGGTGCTGTTGGTTTCTTGTCGCTATTACCCGGTTTAGCTGCTTCCACAGGCTCGTTGGTTTTTGGAGCTGCTGGGTTCTGAGGTGCAAGCGGTGCAGGAAAATCAGGCGAATCCGGAATCGGATTATTCTTGTAAAGCCGTTCTTTATTTTCTTCGTAGAAGGCCTTGATTTCAGCGTCCGTTACAGGCGGAACCAATTTTTCGGTTTCTTCATAGTCAACCATCAGGTACTCGACCTGCACGCGTTGCGGTTGACGTAATCCGGGAGAGCCGGGGCCGGTCTCGTTGGGGAAGACCCCTTTGTATTTTTCA
This genomic interval from Gimesia alba contains the following:
- a CDS encoding Gldg family protein encodes the protein MLRNNVVLAVFKRNVQSYFSGVLGYLFIVVFVVAGAFAAFNQQFFANNQANLDQLSLWYPLLLLFIIPAITMGAWADEKKMGTDELLFTMPASDLEILLGKFLAVLAVYTIALLFSVTHIFVLWSIGNPDLGVMFTTYFGYWLAGASLLAAGMFASALTSSTTVAFVLGTVICAVPVFIGQVAPSSNLIQGLSLVEQFQDFSAGVLPLGAILYFISLAVMMLYLNRILITRRHWSAQEQNSMGLQYLVRTVSLAVILISANVIASYGSSRIDVTSEKVYSLSQTTKDLIAKIDEKNPITIEAFISPEVSREYVPIRKRLIGLLREYNQLGGKRLQVRFVDVVPFSKEEEEARLLNISPERVQTERGGRAFVDTIFMGAVVKSGTDEVVIPFFNMGTPIEYELTRSIRTVSKDERLTVGILNTDASIFGGLNMGMGGNQPPWLIVSELKKQYKVEQVSPDSPISDSAYDVLIAVLPSSLTQPQLKNLVDYVKKGKPTLICDDPLPVYGGGRGIQNAPRMPKPSPGGGMFGMRQPPPTPKADEGRLTSLLNVLQIAWDNGEVVFDYFNPHPEFAEVVRPELIFISPKSGTRSAFSLNSNITSGLQEILTFFPGSIRPRKDRDLNFEPLLRTGPNSGLLAWGEITSPFFNSIRIAQDPLRVIDEHAHVLAAHITSTPKSKEKNINVIFVADADLISDELFNIRERQAFGLKIDNVTFLLNCVDQLAGDDSYIALRKRREKHRTLTLVERETSVFVKERNEEREKATKDAEAKLAEARDRLKSERDKIEQDKSLDNRTKQIMLRMAEENESRRLEVDEAKIEREKQQQVEKIKAQTERQIREIEDRIRWYAILVPPFPAILLGICFLFFRMKNENQNISPDRRLKK
- a CDS encoding ABC transporter ATP-binding protein encodes the protein MSEQVQQSPAGQATGSSQENMIEAIGLSKFYGQFTATKDVTFSVPRGQVAAFLGPNGAGKSTTMKLLTGFLSPSEGQARVGGFDVSTHRIEASQKLGYLPENGPLYEEMTPQGFLKYAGGVRGMSRAELSNRLEFVMDKCDLSSVWKKPIRKLSRGFRQRVGMAQALLHDPDILILDEPTSGLDPNQNQSVRDLIRSLGKTKTILLSTHILQEVKAVCSRVILINQGSVVFDGSVDELGSSQEDMEASFHKLTYA